Proteins encoded within one genomic window of Glycine soja cultivar W05 chromosome 1, ASM419377v2, whole genome shotgun sequence:
- the LOC114406428 gene encoding classical arabinogalactan protein 9-like, whose protein sequence is MAKNTSSNESSSLNSDKDKASAPLPSSDDSESPKSTPPKSPPPSPPLPPSPPKKSAPPPTESPPAPAHSSPPTPSQSPPPTPPHSPPPSPSPPTPPPEKSPPSPSNSPPPPSTPPPSKDSAPPPSPSEPPPSPPPSPPPPPPQNSPPSPQSLTPPPHSLSPPTAISTPPSPASHVTPPPAPLGSGPNHPSPPRPPPSTQPKPRGTPPKSDPPSSSPSSGNNTGEIVGLALAGVFIIAFLALVIFFMFGRKQKRASVYAMPPPRKSHMKGGGQD, encoded by the exons ATGGCTAAGAATACATCGTCAAATGAGTCGTCTTCATTGAATTCCGACAAGGACAAGGCTTCCGCTCCGTTGCCGTCATCGGATGACTCAGAGTCTCCGAAAAGCACACCACCAAAGTCTCCGCCACCATCGCCGCCGCTGCCACCATCACCGCCGAAAAAATCTGCTCCTCCGCCAACAGAATCTCCGCCGGCGCCGGCGCATTCTTCACCGCCAACTCCGTCACAATCCCCGCCACCAACTCCGCCTCATTCTCCACCACCTTCCCCTTCTCCGCCAACTCCACCGCCGGAAAAATCACCACCGTCTCCGTCTAATTCTCCGCCGCCTCCATCAACTCCCCCGCCGTCAAAAGATTCAGCTCCTCCACCCTCTCCGTCAGAACCACCACCTTCGCCACCACCGTCGCCTCCACCGCCACCCCCACAAAATTCTCCTCCGTCACCACAATCTCTCACCCCTCCTCCACATTCACTTTCGCCTCCAACTGCAATTTCAACCCCACCTTCACCTGCTTCCCATGTTACTCCGCCGCCGGCGCCGTTGGGTTCAGGGCCAAACCACCCTTCACCACCGCGACCACCGCCGTCTACCCAACCGAAACCAAGAGGTACTCCCCCGAAAAGCGATCCTCCGTCCTCATCACCTAGCTCCGGTAATAATACAGGAGAAATTGTTGGTCTTGCTCTCGCCGGGGTTTTCATCATCGCGTTTCTTGCTCTAGTTATTTTCTTTATGTTCGGGAGGAAGCAAAAGCGTGCGAGTGTCTATGCCATGCCACCCCCTAGGAAATCTCATATGAAAGGAGGAG gTCAAGATTGA